AGGTTTTAGCCTTTTTCCAAAATCGTGTTTTTGATTTTGTTTCCGGAGAAGAGATTGCTAAGGCGCTTGGGTTTTCCAGGACAGCGGTTTGGAATCATATTGATACCCTTAGGCAATTGGGTTATGAATTTGAGGCCTTGCCTCGTTTAGGGTATCGGTTGCTTTCTTCTCCAGATCGTTTGTTTCCGGATGAAATTGAACGGTCTTTAGGAACTGAAGTGATTGGGCGCAAGATTTATTATTATGACCGAGTCTCTTCGACGAATGATGTTGCGGATCGATTGGCTGAGGAGGGAGCTTGTGAAGGAACGGTGGTGGTCGCCGAATATCAGGAAAAGGGAAGGGGAAGGATGGGGCGCTCTTGGCAGTCCCCTCATGGAAAAAATATTTTGTTTTCGGTTGTTCTTCGGCCAAGATTGGATCCGAGTTTTGTTTCCCTGATCACCATCATGAGTTCAGTTGCAGTGACAAGAGTTTTGGAAGGATTTGGATTCAATGCCTTGATTAAGTGGCCCAATGACGTGTATATTGATGGAAAGAAAATCGCTGGAATTTTAACAGAGATGAAGTGTGAGCAAGATCAGATTAAACATTTGATTTTAGGGATGGGTCTCAATGTTAATATGGAGGAGTCGGATTTTTCAGATGATTTGGCGCCTATAGCAAAATCCTTGGCACTTGTCTCAAAAATAAAACTTGATCGTAAAGATATTTTGCGAAAGTTGCTATGCGAATTAGAATCAACTTATTTTTTGGTAGTCAAGGGATGTTATGATCAGGTCCTAGCAGAGTGGTCCAGGCGGTCCTTTTTGGTTGGGAAATGGGTCGAAGTTATCGTAGGCGATAAAAAAGAAGAGGGAGTTGTTCTAGGAACGGATTCAAAGGGGGCTTTGCTT
The window above is part of the Chlamydiota bacterium genome. Proteins encoded here:
- a CDS encoding biotin--[acetyl-CoA-carboxylase] ligase produces the protein MNHRTGEVLAFFQNRVFDFVSGEEIAKALGFSRTAVWNHIDTLRQLGYEFEALPRLGYRLLSSPDRLFPDEIERSLGTEVIGRKIYYYDRVSSTNDVADRLAEEGACEGTVVVAEYQEKGRGRMGRSWQSPHGKNILFSVVLRPRLDPSFVSLITIMSSVAVTRVLEGFGFNALIKWPNDVYIDGKKIAGILTEMKCEQDQIKHLILGMGLNVNMEESDFSDDLAPIAKSLALVSKIKLDRKDILRKLLCELESTYFLVVKGCYDQVLAEWSRRSFLVGKWVEVIVGDKKEEGVVLGTDSKGALLLRNENGFIASVMSGDVSLRAKS